A window of Desulfobacterales bacterium contains these coding sequences:
- a CDS encoding nitrilase-related carbon-nitrogen hydrolase, whose translation MKQLKLAAVQFTPEFNEKQKNFARMQQLVEKVTADIIVFPELCTTGYFFLAREEIDRVAETADGESYDFFNDMAQRKNAVVVAGFAERHQEKLYNSCFVIVPETQKPSVYRKTHLFYKETDCFDPGDSGFFVVTDKKRDVRIGPMVCYDWRFPESARVLTLLGADVIVCPANLITTAWQQVMPARAIENNVYLAVANRAGIERRNDEELKFKGRSVIYDYSGRELAQAGNNDDEVLLADFIPAKARDKSFNPINDVVTDRQPQHYKPLTRL comes from the coding sequence ATGAAACAATTGAAGCTGGCCGCGGTCCAGTTTACGCCCGAATTCAATGAGAAACAAAAAAATTTCGCCCGCATGCAGCAGCTGGTTGAAAAGGTCACGGCGGACATCATTGTCTTTCCCGAACTGTGCACCACTGGCTATTTTTTTCTTGCCCGGGAGGAAATCGACCGGGTGGCTGAAACGGCTGACGGTGAAAGTTATGATTTTTTTAATGATATGGCGCAACGAAAAAACGCTGTTGTGGTGGCCGGATTTGCCGAACGCCATCAAGAAAAATTGTATAATTCCTGTTTTGTCATCGTTCCGGAAACTCAAAAACCGTCTGTCTATCGCAAAACACACCTTTTTTATAAAGAAACCGATTGTTTCGATCCCGGCGATAGCGGCTTTTTTGTGGTGACCGATAAAAAGCGAGATGTCCGCATCGGGCCAATGGTGTGTTACGATTGGCGCTTTCCCGAATCGGCCCGGGTGCTAACCCTTTTGGGGGCCGATGTGATTGTCTGCCCTGCCAATTTAATCACCACGGCCTGGCAGCAGGTGATGCCTGCCCGGGCCATTGAAAACAATGTCTATCTGGCGGTTGCCAATCGCGCCGGTATTGAACGAAGAAATGATGAAGAATTGAAATTCAAAGGCCGCTCCGTCATCTATGATTATAGCGGCCGCGAACTGGCACAGGCCGGAAATAACGATGATGAGGTCCTGCTGGCAGACTTCATTCCGGCAAAGGCACGCGATAAATCCTTTAATCCCATCAATGACGTCGTCACCGACCGACAGCCGCAGCACTATAAGCCGCTGACAAGATTGTAA
- a CDS encoding LuxR C-terminal-related transcriptional regulator, with amino-acid sequence MKPEFTGNSQLTPLRTKLCVPPLRPNWISRPRLVKRMDEGFERKLALISAPAGFGKTTLLVDWIHSHKIPAAWFSVDKADNEPLHFLTYVILGLQSLEAAAGKAALTMINSPQPPPIESILISLLNDLSQISLDLALVLDDYHLVDAKPIHDLIAFLLENLPEQMHLIIATRSDPPLPLARVRGQNLLTELRAVDLSFTVDETASLLNQSLNVQLSAPDIQLLETRTEGWAAGLQLAALSLQGRKDPSDFIKGFKGDNRYIADYLTEEVLSRQPEHLRNFLLQTSILGRLCGPLCDAVTDQENSTQVLNTLEKANLFVIPLDDERSWYRYHHLFGDLLEQRLPMKQEDRVPELHRRASQWYAENGFKNEAVDHAFLAQDYISAALLIEEIAEIDWDRARESQLLRWFKKLPDEQIDAHPKLCIFYARELFKSGYMDDAEKRLQAAEQTIESISDSDSERDGLLGRIAVIRAYMLTRTGDLLRAVTFSKQALKLLPPEDLNWRSVAATTLGMGNITGTLAEQQQAFVEAMKISKTAGNVYYHIFAGSCLGSIMFRRCQLKEAEALNRQLLDLAIENGIEQTGIAGSLYGSLGSILCEWNDFEEGMRLISKGIELSELGRDPVILASCQIGLVRALMYRMDIAGALKLMDEITARAGNFALPPWITSPLGAFKVFVWLATGDLNAAINWAQEKGLSIDDKISNLYQLEYLTLAHILIAQNRLDEADHLLQRLIETAKAGDHVYMMIEMRLCRLTIFLLKAETASAMAELQSALALAEPGGLTMIFVSKGKPVADLLEKLVAVKKRNHELRQAGFSLSYAKKILTAFKTATPPKIEGLMDPISEREMEVLQLIAAGLSNREIANKLFISLNTVKTHTKSINSKLDVNSRIKAVTRAKELGLI; translated from the coding sequence ATGAAGCCTGAATTTACTGGTAACAGTCAACTGACGCCGTTACGAACAAAACTGTGCGTTCCTCCACTGAGGCCAAACTGGATTTCGCGACCGCGCCTGGTCAAGCGGATGGATGAGGGGTTTGAACGTAAGCTTGCCCTCATATCTGCTCCAGCCGGTTTCGGCAAAACCACCCTCTTGGTCGACTGGATCCACTCCCACAAAATACCGGCCGCATGGTTCTCAGTGGACAAAGCTGATAATGAACCCTTGCATTTTCTGACCTATGTCATCCTTGGGCTTCAGAGCCTGGAGGCCGCTGCCGGCAAGGCGGCCCTGACGATGATCAACTCACCGCAGCCACCGCCGATCGAATCCATTTTGATAAGTCTGCTCAATGATTTAAGCCAAATTTCGCTAGACCTTGCGCTGGTTCTGGATGATTATCATCTGGTCGACGCCAAACCAATTCATGATTTAATTGCGTTTTTGCTCGAAAACCTGCCCGAGCAGATGCATCTGATCATCGCCACCCGATCGGACCCACCTTTGCCACTGGCGCGGGTGCGTGGTCAAAACCTGCTGACCGAGCTGCGTGCCGTTGATCTGAGTTTCACTGTCGATGAAACCGCCAGCCTTTTGAATCAAAGTTTAAATGTACAGCTTTCCGCCCCGGATATCCAATTGCTGGAAACCCGCACCGAAGGATGGGCTGCTGGTCTGCAGCTGGCTGCTCTGTCGCTGCAAGGACGCAAGGATCCATCCGATTTCATCAAAGGCTTTAAAGGCGACAATCGCTATATTGCCGACTATCTCACCGAAGAGGTGCTGAGCCGTCAGCCCGAGCATCTCCGTAATTTCCTGCTGCAAACGTCTATCTTAGGGCGTCTGTGCGGCCCGCTCTGCGATGCCGTTACCGATCAGGAAAACAGCACACAGGTATTGAACACCCTGGAAAAAGCCAATCTGTTTGTTATACCACTCGACGATGAACGCAGCTGGTATCGCTACCATCATTTGTTTGGTGATTTACTCGAACAGCGATTGCCCATGAAGCAGGAGGATCGGGTCCCTGAACTGCATCGCCGGGCAAGCCAGTGGTATGCAGAAAATGGTTTTAAGAACGAAGCGGTGGATCACGCGTTTTTGGCTCAAGATTATATAAGCGCAGCGCTTTTGATAGAAGAAATTGCAGAAATCGATTGGGATCGTGCCCGCGAAAGCCAACTCTTAAGATGGTTTAAAAAGCTGCCGGATGAACAAATCGACGCGCATCCAAAGCTTTGTATCTTTTATGCCCGGGAATTGTTTAAAAGTGGATACATGGATGATGCTGAAAAGAGACTGCAAGCAGCCGAACAAACGATAGAGTCCATTTCGGACAGCGATTCAGAAAGGGATGGATTGTTGGGAAGGATTGCGGTGATTCGCGCGTACATGTTAACGCGAACAGGTGATCTCTTGAGAGCCGTCACTTTCTCAAAGCAGGCATTGAAGCTGCTCCCCCCAGAAGATTTAAACTGGCGAAGTGTGGCCGCCACGACATTGGGAATGGGCAATATAACAGGCACGTTGGCCGAACAGCAGCAGGCTTTTGTCGAGGCGATGAAGATTAGCAAAACCGCCGGCAATGTCTACTATCATATCTTCGCCGGCAGTTGTCTGGGATCAATCATGTTTAGACGCTGCCAATTAAAAGAGGCCGAAGCTCTTAACCGCCAGTTGCTGGATCTGGCGATAGAGAATGGCATCGAACAAACCGGAATTGCTGGCTCCCTGTATGGAAGTTTGGGCAGCATTTTATGTGAATGGAACGATTTTGAAGAAGGCATGCGTCTGATCAGCAAAGGCATCGAACTGAGTGAACTGGGACGCGATCCGGTCATTCTGGCAAGCTGCCAGATTGGTTTAGTGCGAGCATTAATGTATCGGATGGATATTGCCGGTGCGTTAAAACTGATGGATGAAATAACTGCGCGTGCGGGTAATTTTGCACTGCCCCCCTGGATTACCAGCCCCCTTGGTGCTTTCAAGGTGTTTGTCTGGTTGGCGACCGGCGACCTGAATGCGGCTATAAACTGGGCTCAGGAAAAAGGATTGAGCATTGATGATAAGATAAGCAACCTGTATCAGCTGGAATATCTGACCTTGGCTCATATTCTGATCGCTCAAAATAGGCTGGATGAGGCGGATCACTTGCTTCAGCGTTTAATTGAAACGGCCAAGGCCGGTGATCACGTGTATATGATGATCGAGATGCGGTTGTGCAGGTTAACGATCTTTCTACTAAAGGCTGAAACCGCCTCGGCAATGGCTGAGCTGCAATCCGCATTAGCGCTGGCTGAACCCGGTGGATTAACAATGATCTTTGTCAGCAAAGGAAAGCCCGTAGCTGATTTGCTGGAAAAACTGGTTGCGGTCAAAAAGCGGAATCATGAACTTCGCCAGGCCGGTTTTTCTTTATCCTACGCCAAAAAAATCCTCACAGCCTTTAAAACAGCCACCCCACCGAAAATCGAAGGTCTGATGGACCCGATCAGCGAACGTGAAATGGAAGTTTTACAGCTTATTGCAGCCGGCTTATCAAACCGCGAAATCGCAAACAAACTTTTCATTTCTTTAAACACCGTAAAGACCCACACCAAGAGCATCAACAGCAAATTAGATGTTAACAGCCGTATCAAAGCCGTCACCCGCGCCAAAGAGCTGGGACTTATATAG
- a CDS encoding serine hydrolase domain-containing protein: protein MKLFKTTSGGLKMFTIKRFINLMSVKLLLILIICVLIGFAMGCSADSEIKGEVNGGTVNLPAKDPALEWIAPEDAGWSSAELQDAHEFAIQTRCQAAMALHDGKIFFSRGNIHKNYAVDSIGEVFLNAIYGIHDARGNINLNATLADLHIADIPPGLTHAEKQARVEHLLMSRSGVYHKAADEDPAMVDYRPDRGSHAPNSFFYHNQWDVNTLGTIFEQETGEAICMAFKTEIANGVEMVDYDFNNCSYQYQWNKSLHPAYHFKMSPRDLAKFGVLYQKNGRWNGSRIIQEYWIDDSTMAYSTIPDTDGLGYGYLWKIIPKDSDLGQMIGYSGYYHIGADDYVLVVIPDLKLVIVQRYNKNHNWEDPEDDSFEMTMRIIEAKI, encoded by the coding sequence ATGAAATTATTCAAAACAACATCAGGGGGGTTAAAAATGTTTACGATCAAACGTTTCATCAATTTAATGTCGGTCAAATTACTGCTTATCCTAATAATTTGTGTATTGATCGGTTTTGCAATGGGCTGCTCGGCAGATAGTGAAATTAAAGGTGAAGTTAATGGTGGCACAGTTAATCTGCCCGCAAAAGATCCGGCTCTGGAATGGATTGCACCGGAAGACGCAGGCTGGTCTTCTGCCGAATTGCAGGACGCACATGAATTTGCCATTCAGACGAGATGTCAGGCCGCCATGGCACTGCATGACGGTAAAATCTTTTTTTCCCGGGGCAATATTCACAAAAATTATGCGGTCGATTCGATCGGAGAAGTATTTTTAAATGCGATCTATGGCATTCACGATGCCCGGGGCAATATCAACCTTAATGCCACCCTGGCGGATTTGCATATCGCCGACATCCCGCCGGGTCTGACCCATGCTGAAAAACAAGCCAGAGTGGAGCATCTATTGATGTCGCGCTCGGGAGTTTACCATAAAGCCGCAGATGAAGACCCGGCGATGGTCGATTATAGACCTGATAGAGGAAGCCATGCCCCGAATTCGTTCTTTTATCATAACCAATGGGACGTTAATACGCTGGGAACCATTTTTGAGCAGGAGACCGGTGAAGCTATATGTATGGCTTTTAAAACGGAAATCGCCAATGGCGTGGAAATGGTGGATTATGACTTCAACAACTGTTCTTACCAATATCAATGGAATAAATCCTTGCATCCGGCATATCATTTCAAGATGAGTCCCAGAGACCTGGCCAAATTCGGTGTGCTATACCAGAAAAATGGTCGTTGGAATGGCTCGCGGATCATTCAAGAATATTGGATAGATGATAGCACCATGGCGTATTCGACGATTCCGGATACAGACGGTCTGGGCTATGGGTATTTGTGGAAGATTATTCCAAAGGATTCGGATCTAGGGCAGATGATCGGCTATTCGGGTTACTATCATATCGGAGCGGATGACTATGTCTTGGTGGTTATACCGGATTTAAAACTCGTCATCGTGCAGCGTTACAATAAGAATCACAACTGGGAAGATCCCGAAGATGATTCATTTGAGATGACAATGCGGATTATTGAAGCCAAGATATAA
- a CDS encoding AAA family ATPase, which yields MAKKFELKASDLRLICDPKVFKFKNTSEVKPLDTVIGQERAVQAIDFGLNMDDPGYNIFVTGLASTGKSTIVRDLVNKHAKRLPTPNDLCLVNNFKDEFRPKAIVVPPGVSIKFSIKMKRAIEGLKKELPEIFEDDAYLKKLSKLKNTFAQQQHALFEQLEAYAASRNLYIEQTETDFQTIPMVDGQPITPEEFNALPARARAKIEENLMSIQAEIEATAMDMDKNNLTLHADIEKLMDTYALSVVKKRLRPMRREFKTCEAIVAHLNAVQQHIVENFNLFIPPNKGETPPSEHQPRNASAAFQQYEVNVLVDQETTRGAPVIFETNPTFYNVFGRIEKRAFMGTINTDFTMVQAGSLLSANGGFLIMEIDSVMMNPYVWEALKRTLRTKCLQIEDIPEESAFGTTSLRPEPIPLDVKIILLGSYDIFEIIQSEDPRFNKIFKVRADFDSEVDRTPRTIQQYARFIARVCREENLLPFTPRGVALMVEYGEKYVSNKHKLSIRFGPILGILKEADYWARKNNARQVTDKHVIKAFNDHRFRHNLYEHKMHESYLDNTIMIDVKGAVIGQVNALAVYQIGEFAFGRPARITAETYMGKQGVVNIEREAELSGATHDKGVLILSGYLGRTFAQQHPLSLSISITFEQSYYGIDGDSASSTELYAIISSLADMPIKQGIAVTGSVNQKGKIQAIGDVNQKIEGFYEVCKEKGITGEQGVIIPEANVKNLMLKKEVVDAVKQKKFHIYKVSRVEEGIEILTGVPAGKPNKKRMYPVGSVYGAVQQKLRGYIKQTEKLKKELEDEAE from the coding sequence ATGGCGAAGAAATTTGAGCTGAAGGCGTCTGACTTAAGGCTGATTTGCGATCCAAAGGTTTTCAAGTTTAAAAATACATCCGAGGTCAAGCCCCTGGATACGGTGATCGGGCAGGAACGCGCCGTGCAGGCCATTGATTTCGGCCTGAACATGGATGATCCCGGCTACAATATATTTGTGACCGGTTTGGCCAGCACCGGCAAATCGACGATTGTCAGGGATCTGGTCAACAAGCACGCCAAACGCCTGCCTACCCCCAATGACCTGTGCCTGGTCAACAATTTCAAAGACGAATTTCGCCCTAAAGCCATCGTGGTTCCACCCGGCGTTTCCATTAAATTCAGCATAAAAATGAAAAGGGCTATTGAAGGATTAAAAAAAGAGTTGCCGGAAATATTCGAAGACGATGCCTATTTAAAAAAATTATCCAAATTAAAAAACACATTTGCCCAGCAGCAGCATGCCCTGTTTGAGCAGTTGGAAGCTTATGCTGCTTCAAGAAATTTGTATATCGAGCAAACCGAAACCGATTTTCAGACCATCCCCATGGTCGACGGTCAACCAATTACCCCCGAGGAGTTTAATGCCCTGCCGGCCAGGGCCCGGGCCAAAATCGAAGAAAATCTAATGTCCATCCAGGCTGAAATCGAGGCCACCGCCATGGATATGGACAAAAATAACCTGACCCTGCACGCCGATATTGAAAAACTGATGGATACCTACGCGTTATCGGTGGTAAAAAAACGACTTCGTCCAATGCGCAGAGAATTTAAAACCTGCGAAGCCATCGTCGCCCACCTGAATGCCGTGCAACAGCATATCGTTGAAAACTTCAATTTGTTTATCCCGCCGAATAAAGGTGAGACCCCTCCGTCAGAGCATCAGCCGCGCAATGCGAGCGCTGCCTTCCAGCAATATGAAGTCAATGTGCTGGTGGATCAGGAGACCACCAGGGGTGCGCCGGTTATTTTCGAAACCAATCCGACATTTTATAATGTATTCGGCCGCATCGAAAAACGCGCCTTTATGGGCACCATCAACACGGATTTTACCATGGTGCAGGCCGGCTCTTTGTTGAGCGCCAACGGCGGCTTTTTGATCATGGAAATCGATTCGGTGATGATGAACCCCTATGTCTGGGAAGCGCTGAAAAGAACGTTGCGCACCAAATGCCTGCAAATCGAAGACATCCCGGAAGAAAGTGCTTTCGGCACTACCTCTCTTAGGCCGGAACCCATCCCGCTGGATGTGAAAATCATTCTGCTGGGCAGCTATGACATCTTCGAAATTATTCAGAGCGAAGACCCCCGGTTTAATAAAATATTTAAGGTGCGGGCCGATTTTGACTCGGAAGTCGATCGCACTCCGCGCACCATCCAGCAATATGCCCGTTTTATCGCCCGGGTTTGCCGGGAGGAAAACCTGCTGCCGTTTACCCCCAGAGGAGTAGCCCTTATGGTGGAGTATGGCGAAAAATATGTTTCCAACAAGCATAAGCTGTCCATTCGATTCGGTCCCATCCTCGGTATTCTCAAGGAAGCGGATTACTGGGCACGCAAGAACAACGCCCGCCAGGTAACGGATAAACATGTGATTAAAGCCTTCAATGATCATCGCTTCCGTCACAATCTGTATGAACACAAAATGCATGAATCCTATTTGGACAACACCATTATGATCGATGTCAAAGGCGCTGTGATCGGCCAGGTCAATGCTCTGGCGGTTTACCAGATCGGCGAGTTCGCATTCGGCCGGCCGGCGCGCATCACTGCTGAAACCTATATGGGCAAGCAGGGCGTTGTGAATATCGAACGCGAAGCCGAGCTCAGCGGCGCCACCCATGACAAAGGGGTATTGATTCTATCCGGGTATCTGGGGCGAACCTTTGCCCAGCAGCACCCATTGAGCCTGTCGATCAGCATCACCTTCGAGCAAAGCTATTACGGCATCGACGGTGACAGCGCATCATCCACCGAGCTGTATGCCATTATCTCCAGTCTGGCCGATATGCCCATCAAGCAGGGTATTGCGGTCACCGGCTCGGTCAACCAGAAAGGAAAAATTCAGGCCATCGGTGATGTCAACCAGAAAATCGAAGGCTTTTATGAGGTGTGCAAGGAAAAAGGCATCACCGGTGAGCAAGGGGTGATCATTCCGGAGGCCAACGTCAAAAACCTGATGCTCAAAAAAGAAGTGGTTGATGCCGTCAAGCAGAAGAAGTTTCATATCTACAAAGTTTCCAGGGTTGAAGAGGGCATCGAGATCCTGACCGGCGTTCCGGCCGGCAAACCCAATAAAAAGAGAATGTATCCTGTAGGAAGCGTGTACGGCGCAGTCCAACAAAAACTAAGGGGCTATATTAAGCAAACCGAAAAACTCAAAAAGGAACTTGAAGACGAAGCAGAGTAA
- a CDS encoding alpha/beta hydrolase: protein MTAYHPFRSKAAKKEYLALYDERVKKWPVDSRTQFVDTAYGQTFVRLSGPAGASPLVLLHGAGGDSLQWIPNIEALSRRYSVFAVDNIYDYSRSIYTQVIKNPDDYVQWLDELFSALGLGNHIKLMGLSYGGWLTSQYALRFPGRLAKMVLVAPAGTVLPIRLEWILRAVLCFLPHRYFTKRFLFWLLEDLVKKDEDSRIMLEEEVDAIVVRMRCFKTIRLIRPTVLDDADLMNINVPTLYLVGEHEKIYSAGKAIQRLHKMAPQIKTEVIPDAGHDLTFVHPEMVNKKILEFLRER, encoded by the coding sequence ATGACAGCATACCACCCTTTTCGATCAAAGGCCGCTAAAAAAGAGTATCTTGCGTTATATGATGAGAGGGTTAAGAAGTGGCCGGTCGATTCGCGGACCCAGTTCGTGGATACGGCTTACGGCCAGACATTTGTGCGCCTGAGCGGACCAGCCGGCGCCTCACCACTGGTGCTCTTGCATGGCGCCGGTGGCGATTCGTTACAATGGATTCCCAACATTGAGGCGCTATCCAGACGGTATAGCGTCTTTGCGGTAGATAATATTTATGACTACAGTCGCAGTATATACACCCAAGTCATAAAGAACCCGGATGACTATGTGCAATGGCTTGATGAGTTGTTCAGTGCGCTGGGGCTGGGAAACCATATCAAACTTATGGGCCTGTCTTACGGTGGCTGGTTGACGAGCCAGTACGCACTCCGCTTTCCCGGGCGACTCGCTAAAATGGTGTTGGTGGCGCCGGCCGGCACTGTGTTACCCATACGGTTAGAGTGGATCTTGCGGGCTGTACTTTGCTTTTTGCCCCATCGCTACTTCACCAAACGTTTTTTATTCTGGCTGCTGGAAGATTTAGTGAAAAAAGATGAAGATAGCCGCATCATGTTAGAAGAAGAGGTGGACGCAATAGTTGTGCGTATGCGGTGCTTTAAAACCATCCGGTTGATTCGTCCGACGGTTTTAGACGATGCGGATCTAATGAACATCAACGTACCCACACTTTATTTGGTCGGTGAGCACGAAAAAATCTATTCTGCCGGCAAAGCCATCCAGCGCCTTCATAAGATGGCACCCCAGATAAAAACAGAGGTTATTCCCGATGCCGGTCACGACCTCACATTTGTGCATCCGGAAATGGTGAATAAAAAAATTCTCGAGTTCTTGAGAGAACGGTGA